In Camelus bactrianus isolate YW-2024 breed Bactrian camel chromosome 5, ASM4877302v1, whole genome shotgun sequence, the DNA window atatataaactcaaaTATTCCTTAAGGTTTGATTTACTACGTGACTATATCCTGACTATTAGGGATCATTTATTGTAAGGTCTTTGAAAATTAGTTCTTCTAAACATATATTTCTCCTGAAGCATTTTAGTTACTATAAAACATACTTATCCTCTCTCATTTTCAATCTGTTTAATTAGATTACTTTCATGTTACCATCACTATAACTGCCTACATGAGTTAAGGACAACTATTCTCTAAGATAGTTTTGAAAATAACTACTTCAGAAACTTTGCACTTTCATCCCAGTAAAACGCAGTAAGGAAAATGttcaaatggaaaaatacataCTAACTTACAAAGAGCTCAGGGTGAAGAATGTGGGAAAAAAGTACTTACTTGAACTTTGATCTCTCATTTGTCCATTCTTCAGATAAAATACTTGCTCCCTTTTGGACTTGGAAAATGTAAACAAGTATCCATATAAGGAAAAAAGTCCTTTAACTTTCAAAGAGTGACTCAATATAGCCGGTTCTGACTTGTTTGTAATAAAAGTGTATGCGTTGTCAGCAAGGTTCTCCTAACATTTCAACTCTATTCTTGAATTGCTGCCTTGTAAAACAAAAATGGTCTGATGGGAAGGATTACTCTGAATGGTGgatcaagaggaaaaaaggagacaTTATAAAAGGAGAAGCAATGTTTAACTGAAGTAAAAATAGTTTCAAGTTAAGTGTCACTTAGGGAGAAAAAGGTAAAACTCAGTGATCTTTTGTCTCGGCTGAAACGAGTATCAGACTAAATTTACTTCTCAATCACAATAAAATTAGACTAGGTAATTTGTATACCTAGTTCTctgtttttaaagtgtttaattGCTGCATCAGCAGCCTTGTGCAAACCTGACTTTAATGCAACCCtcagaatttggggggaaaaatacaTTGACATCAATTAACAGATGTAGATAGATAATGATATAATCATGGTGAATAAACTAAATGATGATataacaaattatattttaaattttattaaaaagaaattatctgGAAGGATATCCTGAACTGTTCACAGTGGGTACCAAGGATTAGGAGAGTGGGATAGGAAGAGGGGacttgaataatttaaaatctgtgctttttcttttttaaggtagGAGCACATTGTGTTTATAGTTCcaaactttaaaagtttttttcattaAGTCATCATTATCCTTTAACCCAACTGTATAAACAACATACTGAATAAGGAACTATGGGGCAGAATTCTCAGACATCAACATGGCAAGTTATTAATGCATAGATTATTCGACCTTATATGATCTCCAATAAAGGATGCCTACTAGCTTAGTGCTTTTTACTGTAAATATGTCTCTGCCAAGTTGTTTCCTGTTCCCTGTACTCCACAATTTTTGGATGTATACTTCCTCTTTCCTCCACTTGTTTTTCAAATACCACACTCTTGTTCACAAACCATCCTCTtagacaaaaactttaaaaaatggtggCCCAGTGGAGGCTCTTAGGTAGCCCACAGATGTATTTTGTTTagctagaaaaacatttttagcaTTTTCAAATTAGTTGCCAGTATTTAAAGATTTGGAGACAGCACACACAGTTCCAGACGCCCAGCTTCTCctaaagaaaagaagacaggaCGAGAGAGGGCCCGCAACCCGTGTTGCTGACACCTGTTTCTTCATCggggtgtgtggtgtgtgcgCTCCAGCTCCCGCCCCGTCACCTCCCCAGCAGTGCGTCCAGGGACTGAGCTCACCTCCTGCATCTTTTTTTGTCTTATAGTCCACAGGGAAGTTCTCTCTTACTCATACCCTTTTGTtgctctcttcttttaaaaatgtggggtgggagtgggggcaaTGAAAGGACTGTCATGCGAACCAGATGTTTCAAGAAAGGAAGATGGTAGTAGGCATGTTTCTTTTTGGAAATGAATATAGTTTTCCTGTGTCTAATATGCAGACGAAGGATGTGGAAGGCCTCTGTGGAAAGAACCAACTTAATAACAGCAAGAAGCCCGCATGGAATAGGGAACATGAAAAAAAGCAATCATTTGTTTTTAAGTGAGAATAGTGATACTTTTGTGAAATGCAATTACATGTTAAATGAAAGACTGTCGCTAATTCACTCTACTCATTTGTATTATCTAACTGACCCTGCAGGTAGATGAGTTTGTCCCCCTATTTAGAAACACAGCTAGACACACGTCAGCGACCCAGCCCTACTTCTATGCCCTGAGGCGGTCCCACCAGCCCAGCAGCCGTTCACCTCCActtccctctgcttcctgctcTGCGAAGATAATGGAGGCACCTGTAAAAATTCCTATGAACCaactccattttcctttttcccacaCAGGGCCTCTCTCACTAGGCCCACCGTCTGGCAAGATGCCCATGTTGAGAGCCGAGACCTTCCTTTGCCAGGACGGTTCCATTCATTTGTACAAGGTCCCATGCCTCCCATTTCAGCTGCAGACGCTCGGGGCAGATCTCAACCTGAGTTCGACCCCTGTGGGAGGAAGCCAATGACCCGTTCGAGACAGCAGCCAACACTAACAGGGGTGCCTACTGTCTGCTCAAAAGGCAGAAGCAGATCAGTAGCCACGGGATGACGCCAGAGGTTCTCAACCTCCTGATTtggggggaaagaaaaggaaccTCTGATCAACCTGCGTGAGTCAAATCTGCATCCTCCAAGACCAGCCCATGTGGGACACAGATCACGTGTCCAGCAAACGCCTGCTGATTACAGAATGTGGCTCGACCCTCTCTGGACTATCACCAGGACTAACTTTAACTCTCTGCCATTAGCTAGGTCCAACTTCTAGCAATACTAACGCCTTGTCATACAGTCCAAGTGCCTCTGCAAAAGCTGTCTTGACTTGACTCAGCCAGAAAAGCTGTGAGGTGGGTAGGGCTGGCTTTACAATATCATCTCCAATTTACAGAAGAGACAATAGAACTCAAAAGAGCTTCATATAACTTCTTCAAGGTCAAACAATGAGTCCTGGGCCTCATGTTTACTACACTTTTTTCCAAGCCACCACAAGCTAAACATATGAGCTGGgagataaaactaaaaatagtgagTTATTATGAAACTGTACaccttcagagagaaaaaaaaatccattatccAAAACAGGTTCTGTAAcaaaaacagtattaaaataaTTGAGGAACACAATCAGGAAGAAGaaatcaaggtttttttttttaaatgtttttatatagaaatattttagaaagattttacaACATAGTAAATCATTATGTCATactacagaaagaagaaaaagattaaacCTCAAGGATCAAGAAAGTGCTCGTAGCAATGTATTGCAGTCTCCATGAAAGTGCATGAATGGTTAAGGCAAAGGACCCCATTGGTACTGGCATGCTGCAAAATGTTTtgcaaaacagtttttaaaaatatatacaaaagggttttttttcctccgTCGTTATCAAAGGCATTTAAAAGGGATACATTCATGAGCAGTCTTCCTCTACAACTAGGTAAAAATAACTCCTGTGTACAAAACAGTAAAAGGAAAAATGCTCTGCCAGAGCATGTTGTAAGTAAATCAAgtgatttataaaacaaaacctcTTCCAAGTTTGGGTTTGCTTTCTGCCTTTAACTCCCTCACATTCCCAGAGATCATTAAGGAGAGAGGTGTGAGTTAAATTCGGTTCTGGCCTTTCCGTGTGACTGTTAACCTCTAGTTTCTATGGCCAACCCACTGGCATGTTATAAATCTACTTCACAGCTTTGCAGCTTACATGACAGCCATTTTATGAAGTGCTACATATACTTAATACAATATTTTGCCCTATCTGATAATAAAACTACAAAGGTGCTCTCTAAAGCTAAACCATAAGCCCTGTTAGAGAATTCCAGCTAAGTATTTCCTTTTTACACATGTATGTAAGTCCCTTAAGATTGAGAGGATCAATGAAGAGAATACTGGTTATCAACCTTTAATCTTCACACTTGGAAGGGGATTTGTTTTTATAATACCACTgagaatgagatttttaaaaagtaaattagtgAACAAGAGTGAGTTTTAGGGGAAACTGACATGTTTGGATCTAGTACAGATAACAAGTATCTGCCAAAGAGTAACTTACTTCACATGACTAACCACTCacttatgtaaattttatctactcgtgagaaatagagaaaaatcagtgtCACCATTTTAGTCTCCGTATTTAAACCGagtttttctttccatattttttttccatctttgaaTATAAGGGAAAATAACTAGCTCACTTCTGCTGGCTTAAGATTTCCTAAGCAGCTTTTAGCCTTCAAGGTATAGCTGTGTAAAACCAAAGAGAGACACCCAGCTATTTATTGGGATTCCAAAGtacaaaataaacacacatgCCCCTCATAATCTAGTAACAGCGAGAGCAACAGTTAAACTGTCTTACACAACAGATGTGTTAGTTTGATTTTCATCGGTAACTTCTTTTTCATCAGGACCACAGACAAAAAGCTGGGTGCCCAGAGTTTTCTGGGCAAATCGGAAATACATGATGTGGCCCATTGCCACAAAGGAGACTGAAATCAATACGAGCAAGCCAAAAGCTTCAGGATTCGGAGCCAGGATGACCATGATGAAATGCAGAAGATCAAGAAGATAGTTCATGGAGTTCTGTACACCGTTTATAATGCCTCTTTCAGATTCAACTACATTTTCTTGCAGCAACTGTGTCACAGTTAAATCAAAGGACCAAAGACCTgtaataaaagataattttagagacttaattttaatttatagctGTACACTTTGgatttatagattaaaaatttgTTGACGTGTGCAAACTACATATTTAGCCCTATTACCTTAAAGTTACCACATGTATATTTATCACAGCCTAGCCttagagaattttcattaatgaATACTAGGTTATTAGTGGcttcaagaaattatttttacagccacaagacaaaaataaatctaaacCACAAACTTCTTAATTCTATTTTTCTGTGATTATGCATACTATGAAAGCAAAATTCTGAAATCAGAGACAATGAATCTTATTGTAAGTACTagtatttttaaagcttaaaatgaACAGACCTAACACATTGTTATGGTTAAAGTGTAAGGAAATTTTAAGCCATTAGTACATTTAATACTTCTAAAGCACCTACAATAAAGCTGACTTGCTTAAATATTAATGTCTTTGATCAATTAATGAACTGCTTTGTATCACAAGATAAACATGgtttcatttcaaaaatgaatCCAGGCAGAGATAATTCATCAGTACTCTATTAATGATTACTTAAATTTTGCTTTGTCAGAGGTctttatgtttccttctagagCTATAAAACCCATTTGTTTGGCAAAGGATACAATAAATACACATCATGTAGAGAAGACTCTTGAAGGATTTTTTCCCTAACTgctatgtcttttcttttctttacaatttAAACCCAGCACACTTTTTTTACCTTGTCCCACAGAAATACTAAGTTACAGTCCTTTTGGTAGAGTTATAGAAATATAAAGGCTCTGAATTACTAAAAGTATAACTATTATAgataacatctttttaaaaattaactaaattaaAAGACTAAGATATCCACTTAGTAAAAATTTTCAAGCCCGAACCATGTTTTAAGAAactatatgcacatacacacacacaaatagatttttaaactataaaataaaaatttcataataaatgATTCTAATACATAAGAATAAATAGTGTATTTTGCTTACATTaacattcagcaaatatttcagaCCACTTAACGCTTTATTCTCTGAACCCGCATTGCAGACACTTTATTAACATACAAAACTGATTTCTTACCGATTCTAGCAGCAATGACGCCTGCGAACAGCAGACTGACAGAGGTTATGGGCACAGATTTAGGACTCATCTCTGGGATAATACTAGCAGGATCAGACTCATTTGACTTGTGTATTTCAGCTGTAGAGATGATTGCAGGTAATTCTGTAGGTGTAATTGAAAGTGGCTCTGTTTGAATGAACCTAGAACGGATATCttcaaaaggagaaacagacaggtCCAAGGGGCTTCCGGGCATGAACACGGAGATTACACACAAGATCAAACAGGAAAGCTGTGCAAATCCTGAGATTAGGCCAGTCCGAACCAGGCCACATTTTCGACGCAGCCACGTAAAAGCCACAGTTCCCATAATTCCAGTTATGGCTGATGCTCCCATCAAAATACTGAGGACGGACCCGCTCAGCCCCTGAGTGTAGGCGTACCCTGTAGTGATGCAATCAAAGCCCAGGACAGTCATATAGAGGAAAGCAAGACCCATGCCCGCCAGAAACACTGGCTGATTGTAATAGGAGACCCATCCATCTCGGAAGGTGCGGAAGGGCTCAGCCATCTGGGAGGCACAGCTTGGCTCTTGCTCAGGTTCAAGCTCGTGGATTTCAGGCTCTTTCTCACCCATTAGATGAGTTCCCTCCAGGGGTTTTGGCTCAGTTTCTGTTAATAAaagatatcattaaaaaaaaaagacatcattaTTTGAGGGAGAGGACATGGGGAGAAAAGCCAATTATTTTACTCAGTGTATtctcttctcccctttccctccctcatgGATACCCTGGCTACTaccatataatatgtattttcttttattactcTAAAAATTCCAGCCAAGGAACAATCTCCAAGCAGCATTTATGTTAAATAAACAAGAAACTATTGatgcctccttctcctccctgcccctcaccctgaAATTATATTTCCAGCAAAGTAAATAGCAAGAAAACTCATCAGATGAAATATAATAATTGTCTGGCAAAACACAGCCTCTTATTTTCTGGGGTCCTGTTAAGATTCCATTTGCCTAGAAGCCCaattccctcttcccttcttgaGAAATGCCCATCTTCATGTCCTTACTCCCTCCCATTGTCCTACAAATGGCATGTAACCTTCTTCTTTGGAGACTCCTAGGAATTCTCTTATTCTCTTTTTCCCCACTGTTCCTCCCATTCCTATGGCTCAGCTTTGCCCGGTCATCCATCAGTTAATCGTCCCTCTGTGCTTACTGCTCACCTTAAGGAAAAGGGCCAGGGGTCCCATTACAACCCCTTGGAGTTCAACCCAGATTTGTTCCTTAGACCCTCAAAAGCCTGGTTGTCGACTCATTTACCAAGTTGACATATTTAACCTCATGCAGGCCTTCATGGTAATAAAACCTGATATAAATTCAATATTATTTTGGTCTTGACCAACATTTAAGGTCTAAGAAGCAGAATAAGAGGATTGATCATTTTGTTGAGTTTACCTTTGTATGAATTCAGCTGTTTCAACTCAGTTTCCTCTACTTTAAGAGCAGCTTTCACAGCTAGAGCAGGGGTTTTCTGGTAAACCTTCCAGAGCAGAAAGTACTCCACACACATGGACACCAAATTCCACCCGGAAATGAAACCACAGCCAATGACAGCAGAGCCATACGTCATAATCTGGCCGACAGCCATAGGGGCCAAGATGTTGGTTAACTGGTCAATCCTTCGTATGGTAGCATTCATATCTACAGAGAGGTGAAAGGGGTAGGTAAGTGTGCAAACCCATCAAAGAGAGACTGCCCACTTACATAACACAAACTCACAAACCAAGACCGTGGATCCCTAAACTATAACTTTCTAAAAGCACTCTGCAAGCAAATCACTTTATTAGATAATCATTCGTTGTTTGGCTCAAGCCATAAATTTGCCTCGAAAATCGTGAATCTCTTGACTGCACAAATTAGTCTaatatcaccttttaaaaaatgaatacaatagTAACTCTACACTCATTtacttcaacaaacatttatgaaatACCTATTAGGAGCTAGGTGCCATTCTGGCactataacaaaaaataaagaatagcCTTCCCTGTTTGCATTCCCATGGGAAAACAGGCACAGTAAATCAACAAGCACATAAATACATACAGCATACCAGGTGTTCATTGAATGTTATAGAAAAAGTAA includes these proteins:
- the SLC40A1 gene encoding ferroportin; this translates as MTRAGEHNRQGGCCGSLANYLTSAKFLLYLGHSLSTWGDRMWHFAVSVFLVELYGNSLLLTAVYGLVVAGSVLILGAIIGDWVDKNARLKVAQTSLVIQNVSVILCGIILMMVFLHKEELLTMYHGWVLTSCYILIITIANIANLASTATAITIQRDWIVVVAGGDRSKLADMNATIRRIDQLTNILAPMAVGQIMTYGSAVIGCGFISGWNLVSMCVEYFLLWKVYQKTPALAVKAALKVEETELKQLNSYKETEPKPLEGTHLMGEKEPEIHELEPEQEPSCASQMAEPFRTFRDGWVSYYNQPVFLAGMGLAFLYMTVLGFDCITTGYAYTQGLSGSVLSILMGASAITGIMGTVAFTWLRRKCGLVRTGLISGFAQLSCLILCVISVFMPGSPLDLSVSPFEDIRSRFIQTEPLSITPTELPAIISTAEIHKSNESDPASIIPEMSPKSVPITSVSLLFAGVIAARIGLWSFDLTVTQLLQENVVESERGIINGVQNSMNYLLDLLHFIMVILAPNPEAFGLLVLISVSFVAMGHIMYFRFAQKTLGTQLFVCGPDEKEVTDENQTNTSVV